A window of Bacillota bacterium contains these coding sequences:
- a CDS encoding ZIP family metal transporter, with translation MQALWASFLAGAATGAGALPALFLDELPPTVDAFLTGMTAGVMALVAAHGLLVPALETRGPGAPLGLVLGAVGLFALDRLLHRMAAGALVGAGGSTERGPGARQSLLMWLAVALHNAPEGIAVGAAYAAPVPQQAAFLAAAIGLHNVPEGLAIALPLCRTGVTRWRTWAVATSAGLVEPLAAVGAYTLLLGSPAWLPASFALAAGAMLYVVFAEMIPSIERGPQRLWGGAGLATGALLASVAEAALHLNGPH, from the coding sequence GTGCAGGCGCTGTGGGCCAGCTTCCTGGCCGGCGCGGCGACCGGGGCCGGTGCGCTCCCGGCCCTTTTCCTCGACGAGCTGCCGCCCACCGTCGACGCGTTCCTCACCGGGATGACGGCTGGCGTGATGGCCCTGGTGGCTGCCCATGGCCTGCTCGTTCCCGCCCTCGAGACCAGGGGTCCGGGGGCGCCGCTCGGCCTCGTTCTGGGGGCGGTTGGCCTGTTTGCGCTCGACCGGCTGCTGCACCGGATGGCGGCCGGCGCGCTTGTGGGTGCCGGCGGTAGCACGGAGCGGGGCCCGGGCGCCCGGCAGAGCCTGCTGATGTGGCTTGCGGTTGCCCTGCACAATGCACCCGAGGGGATTGCGGTCGGGGCCGCCTACGCAGCGCCGGTGCCCCAACAGGCCGCCTTCCTGGCAGCGGCCATCGGGCTTCACAACGTGCCCGAAGGTCTCGCCATCGCCTTGCCGCTGTGCCGAACCGGCGTGACCCGCTGGCGCACCTGGGCCGTGGCGACCTCTGCCGGGCTGGTCGAACCCCTTGCGGCCGTCGGCGCGTACACGCTGCTCCTGGGGTCGCCGGCGTGGCTGCCCGCGTCCTTCGCTCTCGCTGCCGGAGCGATGCTGTACGTGGTCTTCGCCGAAATGATCCCCTCTATCGAGCGAGGGCCGCAACGGCTGTGGGGTGGAGCCGGGCTGGCCACGGGCGCACTTCTGGCGTCCGTCGCCGAGGCAGCGCTTCACCTCAACGGCCCCCACTGA
- a CDS encoding amino acid racemase, with protein MTKEVQSPSQPLSKPRWKTIGILGGMGPEATVDLFARIVRLVPAQRDQDHPRIIIDSNSRIPDRTAAIKGEGESPRPALIETAANLERAGAELIAMPCNSAHFWYAEIAAAVHIPVLNMVRLTAEAARRKLAGSAPHGPVLILATTGTISSGLYQRAFDEIGLRTVVPPADAQDKVMEAIYLVKGGKAGQARPLALEVLAELSRTLKLSAVVLGCTELPLILSQGDTEIPLIDSTEVLARATVEQARCGQPTLPAEAVRQ; from the coding sequence GTGACCAAGGAAGTGCAAAGCCCGTCACAGCCGCTGTCGAAGCCTCGCTGGAAGACGATTGGAATCCTCGGCGGGATGGGCCCCGAGGCAACCGTCGATCTCTTCGCCCGTATCGTGCGTCTCGTGCCCGCGCAAAGGGATCAGGACCATCCCCGTATCATCATCGACAGCAACAGCCGTATCCCCGACCGGACAGCGGCCATCAAGGGAGAGGGCGAAAGCCCGCGTCCGGCGCTCATTGAGACGGCGGCCAACCTGGAGCGGGCGGGCGCCGAGCTCATCGCCATGCCGTGCAACTCGGCCCACTTCTGGTATGCAGAGATCGCGGCGGCGGTGCACATACCGGTGCTCAACATGGTGCGCCTGACGGCGGAGGCCGCGCGCCGAAAGCTCGCGGGGAGTGCGCCACACGGCCCGGTGCTGATACTGGCCACAACGGGCACCATCAGCAGCGGGTTGTACCAGCGCGCCTTTGATGAGATCGGGCTTCGAACGGTGGTGCCACCGGCAGATGCCCAGGACAAGGTCATGGAGGCCATTTACCTGGTGAAGGGCGGCAAGGCGGGTCAGGCTCGTCCCCTGGCGCTCGAGGTGCTGGCCGAGCTTTCCCGCACGCTGAAGCTGAGCGCAGTCGTGCTCGGCTGCACCGAGCTGCCGTTGATTCTCTCCCAGGGGGACACCGAAATCCCTCTTATCGACTCGACAGAGGTCCTGGCCCGGGCCACCGTGGAACAAGCGCGATGCGGCCAGCCTACCCTGCCCGCTGAAGCCGTACGTCAGTGA
- a CDS encoding CueP family metal-binding protein encodes MWVGALLAAVLGAVLWGTGSGQIGGNPVAGLSAREAVALANAWFARGEPVTSFITTEALFLKWPDGREARVSLPANETYVAVAPYVNQTHPCRVHYISSCRAELPDTPFAVTARTADGRVVFDGMVTSLANGFIELWLPRQLELILTVKAPDLGLAGEGRISTRDGAPTCITDVRLQRAG; translated from the coding sequence GTGTGGGTCGGGGCCCTGCTGGCGGCGGTGCTCGGGGCCGTTCTGTGGGGCACCGGATCGGGCCAGATCGGGGGCAACCCTGTTGCCGGCCTGAGCGCCCGGGAGGCCGTTGCCCTCGCCAACGCGTGGTTCGCCCGCGGAGAGCCGGTGACGAGCTTCATCACCACCGAAGCGCTGTTCCTCAAGTGGCCGGACGGCCGTGAAGCCCGGGTGAGCCTTCCCGCAAACGAGACTTACGTGGCCGTGGCGCCCTACGTCAACCAGACGCACCCGTGCCGCGTGCACTACATCTCCAGTTGCCGTGCCGAATTACCCGATACCCCCTTCGCCGTCACTGCCCGCACGGCGGATGGCAGGGTGGTGTTTGACGGCATGGTCACCAGCCTGGCCAACGGGTTCATCGAACTCTGGCTTCCTCGCCAGCTTGAGTTGATCCTCACCGTGAAGGCGCCGGATCTCGGCCTGGCAGGCGAGGGGCGCATTTCCACCAGGGACGGCGCACCGACGTGCATCACTGACGTACGGCTTCAGCGGGCAGGGTAG